The genomic segment GATCGAGAAGGCGATGCTGGCCATCGCCGAGACCGATCTGCGCGCCGCCTATCTGAACACCCAGAAGCAGGTGCGCTACGCCGCCGTCGACGCGGTCAAGGCCAAGGTCATGGACGCCATGATCTCCAAGGAGCCGGGCGACGGCAAGTACGACAAGGAAACCGTCGCGACCGTGTTCAAGGAACTCCAGGCCAAGATCGTGCGCTGGAACATCCTCGACACCGGCGGCCGCATCGACGGCCGCGACGTGAAGACCGTGCGTCCGATCCTGTCGGAAGTCGGCGTGCTGCCGCGCACCCACGGCTCGGCGCTGTTCACCCGCGGCGAGACGCAGGCCCTGGTGGTCGCGACCCTCGGCACCGGCGAGGACGAGCAGTTCATCGACAGCCTGGAAGGCACCTACAAGGAGCGCTTCCTGCTGCACTACAACTTCCCGCCCTATTCGGTCGGCGAGACCGGCCGCATGGGTTCGCCCGGCCGCCGCGAAATCGGCCACGGCAAGCTCGCCTGGCGCGCCATCCGCCCGATGCTGCCGGTGCATCACGAGTTCCCCTACACGATCCGCGTGGTCTCCGAGATCACCGAATCGAACGGCTCCTCGTCGATGGCCACCGTCTGCGGCTCCTCGCTGGCTCTGATGGACGCGGGCGTGCCGCTGATCCACCCGGTCGCCGGCATCGCCATGGGCCTGATCCTGGAAGGCGAGCGCTTCGCGGTGCTCTCCGACATCCTGGGTGACGAGGACCATCTCGGCGACATGGACTTCAAGGTCGCCGGCACCGAGAACGGCGTCACATCGCTGCAGATGGACATCAAGATCCAGGGCATCACCGAGGAGATCATGCGGGTCGCGCTCGACCAGGCCAAGGACGGCCGCCTGCATATCCTCGGCGAGATGGCCAAGGCGATCACCCGCCCGCGCGCCGAGCTCGGCGAGTTCGCCCCGCGCATCGAGACCATGAAGATTCCGACCGACAAGATCCGCGAAGTGATCGGTTCGGGCGGCAAGGTGATCCGTGAGATCGTCGAGAAGACCGGCGCCAAGGTGGACATCTCCGACGACGGCACCGTCAAGGTCTCCTCGTCCGACCAGAAGGCCATCAAGGCCGCGGTCAACTGGATCAAGTCGATCGCGGCGGAGCCCGAGATCGGCCTGATCTACGAGGGCACCGTGGTCAAGTGCATGGAATTCGGCGCCTTCGTGAACTTCTTCGGTTCGCGCGACGGCCTCGTGCACATCTCCCAGCTCGCCCCGCGCAAGGTCGGCAAGGTCACCGACGTGGTCAAGGAAGGCGACAAGGTCTGGGTCAAGCTGCTCGGCTTCGACGAGCGCGGCAAGGTCCGCCTCTCCATGAAGATCGTCGACCAGACGACCGGCGAGGAGATCAAGCAGGACGCCGAAGGCAAGTCCGCGGAGTGATCCGGGGCTGATCCTTTGAGACTGCGAGAGGCCGTCCTTCGGGGCGGCCTCTTTCGTTTCCGCGCCCGTGCCGGGATCGGCCTTCGCCGCATTGTCCACGAATGAGGAACGAAGTGTCGAACTTCCGCCGGATTGGCATCCTGGCGGGAAACGACCATATTCGGGGCAACGCAGCCGGCCTCCGTCCGGCGCCGGAGTTTCCGTGATGACCCTTGCCGCCCTCGCTTCCGTCCATGTCCGCCTGCCCGTCGACACCCGCGACGGTCCCGTCACCCTTGCGGTCGCCGACCGCGACGGCCTCGTCGCCTGGTATGGCCGTGTCCTCGGTTTCGTCGAACAGGCGCGCTCCGCGACGCGCAGCGTGCTCGGCGCGGCCGACGGCGCGCCGCTCCTGGTGCTCGACCAGAAGCCGGGGCTGCCGGCCCACGATCCGCGCAGCGCCGGCCTGTTCCACGTCGCCTATCTGGTGCCGACACGCGAGGATCTGGCCCGCTGGGTCGCTCATGTCGCCGCCCAGCGCATCCCGATCGAAGGCGCCTCCGACCATCTGGTCAGCGAGGCCTTCTACCTGAGTGACCCGGAAGGCAACGGCATCGAGGTCTATCGCGACCGTCCGCGCGGCGAATGGCGCCGCAAGGGCGAGGAAATCGAGATGGACACGCTCGCCGCCGACGTGCAGGGCCTGCTCGCCCTGGGCGGGCGCCTGCCGGCCTGGACCGGCGCGCCCGCCGGCACCACGGTCGGCCATGTCCACCTGAAGGTCGCCGATCTCGACGCCACGCGCCGCTTCTATGTCGAGACCCTCGGCATGGACCTGATGACCACCTATCCGGGCGCGCTGTTCGTCGCGGCCGGCGGCTACCATCACCATCTCGGCCTCAATGTCTGGCGCTCGAAGGGGCGTCCGAAGCCGGCCCGCGAGGAATACGGCCTCACCGAGACGACGCTCGTGGTGCCCGATGCAGAAGCGCTCGCGGCGACCGCGGCCCGTCTGGCGACGGCCGGCTATAAGACCGACAGCGGCGACGGCGCCGTGATCACCGTCGACCCGGCCGGCAACCGCCTGCGTCTGGTCACCGGCGAGGCGACCGCCGAGGCGCTGCTGGCGGCGTGACGGGCGCGGGCGTGATCGGCCGCGCAGGCGGGCTTTGCGGCGAAGGCGCGAGCCTGTAGTGGTGAGGCCATGCGCCTCCTGATCCTCGGCCTCGGCTATTCGGCCCGCCACAGCCTCGCCTGCCTCGCAGACGAGGCCGCCACCGTCACGGTCACGACCCGGTCGGCCGCCAAGGTCGCGCGGCTGGTCGGGCAAGGCCTCGACGCCATCGCGTATGACGGCTCGGCCCCCTCCCCGGCGCTCGCGGCCGCGATCGGGACGGCGAGCCATATCCTGGTCTCGGCCGGGCCGGATCGCGACGGCGATCCCTTCCTGCGCCACCACGCTGGCGATGTCGCCCGCGCGGCCGCCGGCGGCGGGCTCGCCTGGATCGGCTACTATTCGACCGTCGGCGTCTATGGCGATACCGGCGGCGCCTGGGTCGACGATGGGACGCCGGCCAACCCGGCCTCCGAGCGGACGCGCTGGCGCGTCGCGGCCGAGACGGCCTGGACGGATCTCGGGGCGGCCGGGGATGTGCCGGTTGCACTGCTGAGGCTCGCCGGCATCTACGGCCCGGGCCGCAACGCCTTCATCAACCTCGCCGCTGGCACGGCGCGGCGGGTGATCCGGCCGGGCCAGGTCTTCAACCGCATCCATGTCGACGACATCGCCACCGTGACGGCCGCGGCGGCGCGTGTCCGGCTCGGCGGGCCGATCAACGTCGCCGACGACGAACCGGCCCCGCCGCAGGATCCGATCGCCTATGCGGCCGGCCTGATGGGCGTCGAGCCGCCGCCCGAAATCCCCTTCGAGACGGCCGAGATGACGCCGATGGCGGCGACCTTCTGGGGCGAGAACAAGCGCGTCGCCAACCGGCGCCTGCACGAGGATCTGGGGCTCGCCCTCACCCACCCGACCTATCGGGAGGGGCTGGCCGCGCTCTGGCAGTCCGGGCATTGGGCCGGCGGCGACGAGGACCGCGAGGAGGCCAGCCCGCGCTTCCGGCGGATCGCCAGCCCCTGACGCCGGTCATTGCGCGACACGTCGGCGGCGGGTAGCGCTCAGTCGAGCATCTTCTGCATGAAGACGAGGTCGAGCCAACGGTCGAACTTGCGGCCGACCTCGGGCAGGCGGCCGACCTCGCGATAGCCGAGCGCGGCGTGCAGCGTGATCGAGGCGGCGTTGCCGGCCTCGATGCCGCCGATCAGGACATGCTTGCCGGCAGCCCGGGCGCGCGGCTCGAGCGCCTCCAGCAAGGCACGCGCGATGCCCATGCGGCGGAAGCGGCCGTCGACATAGATCGAGTGTTCGGCGGTGTGGCGATAGCCGTCGAAGGCGCGGAAATCGCCGAAGCTGGCATAGCCGGCGACCGTGCCGCTGCACTCGGCGACCAGCACCGGATAGCGGAGCGCGCGCCGGGCCGCCGCCCAGGCGACACGGTTGGCGGTATCGACCTGCTGCTCGTTCCAGATCGCCGTCGTGTTCACCACGGCATCGTTGTAGATGTCGCGGATCGTCGGCATGTCGGCATCGTCCGCATCGCGGATCGTGAAGGCGGCAGCGGTCATGCGGCACTCCCGGGCGACGATCGCCCCCACAATCGTCCACTACAATGGACGATCCTTCGGTATCATCGACGCGCCGGCCCGGTCAATCGACCGGATATTTTTCCTTCGGGTAGACGCCCCACAGCCGCTGCTGCTCGACATAGCCGGAATAGCGCTCGACCGAGACCTTGCACCAGGTTCCGTCGCAATTGGCCACCTCGACCTGCACGTTCGGCTCGACATTGGCGATCACGGTCGGGGTGTCGGGACGGGCGCGCATCGGGATCGATCCGGACTTCTCCCAAGGCGCGATCAGGGCGGTGCGCTTGCCCGACAGGAAGGACTTCTGCACCCAGCCCTCCTGGCCTTCGGAATCGCGCACCCGGTACCAGACGTCGAATTCCTGCGTGATCTCGACCGGGATGCCGCTGCGCGTGAAGGTCCAGGCGATGTCGTAGTCGCGGCTCGGACCGACCCGGATATTGACCGGATGCGACTTCATGCTGGCGAAGCGCGGCAGCTGCAGGCCGCTCGGACCGGTCGGCACGGACTGGGCCGAAGCCGGTCCGGATGCGGCGGCGACGACCCCGAACAGGGTCAGACCAGCGATCAAAAGGGACGAGGACAGCCCGGATTTGAAACCCGTCACGCCGATTCTCCCGACAGGATGAGGATGGAGCGCTTCTTAGCACGTCCGGCGGCGAGGCGAATGCCGGACGCGGCGCGACGATAAACCCGCCCCGATGCCTCCGGGCGATCAATTGCCATTCGCGAAGCATCTGCTAGACAGAGCATCCGACCGGTCGCATTCGACTGTGCGCGGGACGAGGTTAACGACCGCTGAAGGTCGAGCCGCCAAGACGGCGCTCGGGACCAAAGGCGAGGGGAGCGTTGGGATGCCGAAGAGCAAGCCCTTGGTGGTGGTGACGCGGAAGCTGCCGGACGTCATCGAGACCCGGATGCGCGAGCTTTTTGATGCCCGCATCAACGACGACGACAAGCCGATGACCCAGGCGCAGCTGGTCGAGGCGCTGCGCACCGCCGACGTGCTGGTGCCGACCGTCACCGACCAGATCGATGCCGCGGTGATCAGCCAGGCCGGCCCGCAATTGCGCCTGATCGCCAACTACGGCAACGGCGTCGACAATATCGACGTGCAGTCCGCCCTGACCCGCGGCGTCACGGTCACCAACACGCCCGGCGTGCTGACCGAGGACACCGCCGACATGACCATGGCGCTGATCCTGGCCGTGCCCCGGCGCATGGCGGACGGCATCAAGGTGATGCAGCAGGGCGACTGGAAGGGCTGGTCGCCGACCTGGATGCTCGGCCACCGCATCTGGGGCAAGCGCCTCGGCATCATCGGCATGGGCCGCATCGGCCAGGCTGTCGCCCGGCGCGCGCGCGCCTTCGGCATGTCGATCCACTATCACAACCGCCGCCGGCTGCCGGGTGTGATCGAGGAGGAGTTGGAGGCGACCTACTGGGAGAGCCTCGACCAGATGCTCGCCCGCATGGACGTGATATCGGTCCACTGCCCGCACACGCCCGGCACCTATCACCTTCTGTCGGCGCGCCGGCTGAAGCTGATCCGCCCGATCAGCTACATCGTCAACACCGCGCGCGGCGAGGTGATCGACGAGAACGCGCTCGCCCGCATGCTGGAGGCGCGCGAGATCGCCGGCGCCGGCCTCGACGTGTTCGAGCACGAACCGGCCGTCAACCCGAAGCTCGCCCGCAACCCGAACGTGGTTCTGCTGCCGCATATGGGCTCGGCCACGATCGAAGGGCGCGTCGACATGGGCGAGCGCGTGATCATCAACATCAAGACCTTCATGGATGGCCACCGTCCGCCGGATCGCGTCCTGCCGTCGATGCTTTGAACGGCGGCAAGGCATCTGACACGCGGCTTACGGATTGCCCTTCCGGAAGGGTGATCGCATAGTCGGCAGGCGGTTGGAGAGCGGCCGTTCGGGAGGTCGTGATGGGATCGTGTCGTGCTTTCGCTTCGATCGGATGGGCCTTGGCCGGATTGGCCGTGGCGGGTCCTGCCTTCGCCCAGTCCGCCCCGCCGCCGGCAGCCGAAAAGCTGCCGGAGAAGATGTCGGGCGATGCGATCAAGGCGGCGTGGTTCGACGGCCGGCCGTTCACCGCCACGTCTCCGGACGGAACCGGCTTCGTCATGACCTTCACGCCGGACGGCAAGTCGTCGCGCAAGCCGACCGAGAAGAAGAAGGGGCTGACCGGCGCGACCGGCTTCTGGCGCGCCATCGCGGAAGGCTACTGCTCGCGCTGGTCCGGGCAGAACCGCGAGAAATGCTTCAATGTCCGCCCGGGTCCGGAAAAGGATACCGTGGTGGTCCGCTTCGGTCACCAGATGATGGCGACCTGGAAGCGGTGACCGCCGTCCTGCCGACCGGTCCTGTCCTGCGTGCCGGACCTGCCCCGGCCGGACCGATCCCGTCATGACCCGTCCCCCGCCTCCCCGCTCGGGCCTCCCGCTCGATCGCCGCCGCTTTCTCGGCGCCGCCCTGGCGCCCGCCTTCGGATCGCTGACGGCCGCCGTGGGGGCGACAGCCGGGGCGGCAACGGCCGCCGGAGCCGGACCGTCTTCGGCCGCGGAGGTCGATGTCGTCGTGGTCGGCGCCGGGGCGGCCGGCATCGCGGCGGCCAGGACCCTGCTGGCGGCCGGACGGTCCTTCCTGGTGCTGGAGGCGCGCGACCGCATCGGCGGGCGCTGCGTCACGGAGACCGGCCTGTTCGGCCGGCCGGTCGATCTCGGCGCCCATTGGGTCCATGCCGTCGACGAGACGCCCTTCGCCGGCCACGCGGCCGAGTTGGGGCTCGGCCTCGTCGAGGCACGGCCGGACTTTACGCTCTATGACGGCCGCCGCCGGTTGAGCGGCCCCGATGCGGACGCCTTCGGCGATGCCTGGGAGGCCTTCGAGCAGGCGATCCTGACGACCGGACGGGCGCAGCGGGACGTTTCGGCGGCCGCGGTCATGCCGACCGGGCTCGGCGACTGGGCCGATACCGTCGCCTTCGCGCTCGGCCCCTTCGGCTGCGCCAAGGATGTCGAGCATATCTCGACCGTCGATTTCGCCGCCGCGGTCGAATATCCGCAGGCTTTCGTCAGCGAGGGCTACGGCACGCTGATCGCCCGCCTCGCCGAGGGCATCCCGGTCGGCACCGGCATTCCGGTGACGCGGATCGACCGCTCGGGCCCACGCCTGGCGGTCGAGACGCCGCGCGGCACCGTCTCGGCGCGCGCCGCGATCGTGACCGTCTCGACCGATGCGCTGGCGGCCGGAGCGGTCCGGTTCGATCCGCCGCTGCCGCCCGACCAGGAGGACGCCCTGACCGGCCTGTCGCTCGGCGACTACGAGCACATCTTCGTCGAACTGCCGCCCGGCGCGCTCGGCCTCGGCCCCGACGAACCGGTGCTGCTCAAGCGCCAGGGCCGCCGCACGCTCGGGCTCCTGGCCAATCTCGGCGGATCCGGCCTGGTGATGGCCGATGCGGCCGGCAGCTTCGCGGCCGATCTCGCCCGTGCGGGCGACCGGGCTGCCGTGGCCTTCGCACTCGAACTGATCGCCCAGAGCTTCGGTGCGGATGCGGTGCGCCGGCCGGGCCGCAGCCATGTCACGCATTGGCGCGCCGATCCCTGGATCCGCGGCGCCTTCAGCTGCGCCGAGCCGGGGCGGGCGCGCGATCGCGCCATCCTGCGCCGGCCGGTCGACGAGCGCCTCCGGCTCGCCGGCGAGGCGACCCATCCGAGCCTCTGGGGCTCGGTCGGCGGCGCCTGGGCCGAGGGCATCCGGGCCGCGACCGAGACCCTGGCCGTGCTCTGAAGCGGCGCTCCAGCCAACCTTTCGACCGGCTTGTTCGCCGGCGCCGCCGCACCGGGCGGCGCCTATCCGATCCGGCCTATGCCGCAAGTTTCGGCAACCCCTGCAGACCGATCATGCCTGTCACGACTTGCCTCGGCGGCCGCAGCGGACTAGGTAGATTGGAACTCTTCTAAATTATCAGAAAGCAGATCGATCATGTCGCTCTTCGGCTTCGGCAAGCGTGCCTTCTCGGACCTCAGCGAGCAGGAGATCATCGCCCTGGCGATCTCGTCGGAGGAGGACGACGGCCGCATCTACGGGATGTATTCCGACGCACTGCGCGAACGCTATCCGGCCTCCGCCAAGGTCTTCGACGACATGGCGGCGGAGGAGAACGAACATCGGCGCCGGCTGATCGAGTTGCACCGGCAGAAGTTCGGCGAGCGGATCCCGCTGATCCGCCGGGAGAATGTGCGCGGCTTCTACGAGCGCCGACCGGTCTGGCTGATGAAGAATCTCTCGCTCGACACCATCCGCCGCGAGGCCATGGTGATGGAGGCGCAGGCGGCGCGCTTTTACCGGCAGTCCGCCGCCCGGACCTCCGACGCTTCGATCCGCAAGCTGCTCGGCGATCTGGCCGAGGCCGAGAAGAGCCACGTCTCGCTCGCCCATCGCCTGGGCCTTTCGAACCTGCCGGCCGACGTGCGCGCCGAGGAGGACGAGACCGCCCGGCGCATGTTCCTGCTGCAATATGTCCAGCCCGGCCTGGTCGGCCTGATGGACGGCTCGGTCTCCACGCTGGCGCCGCTGTTCGCGACCGCCTTCGCGACCCACAACACCTGGGACACCTTCCTGGTCGGCCTGGCCGCCTCGATCGGCGCCGGCATCTCGATGGGCCTCGCCGAGGGCCTGTCCGACGACGGCGAACTGTCGGGCCGCGGCTCGCCCTGGATCCGCGGTTCGGCCGCCGGCATCATGACCACCATCGGCGGCCTCGGCCACGCCCTGCCCTATCTGATCCCGAACTTCTGGACCGCAACGGTAGTGGCCATCCTGCTGGTCATCGCCGAGCTCTGGGCGATCTCGTGGATCCGCTGGAAATACATGGACACGCCCTTCTTCCGCGCCGCCCTGCAGATCGTCGTCGGCGGCTTCCTGGTCTTCATGACCGGCGTCCTGATCGGCAATTCCTGACGCGGGTTTAGTCGCGACGCGGTACCCCGTTGCGGAGGGTCCCGGGCGCCGAGCGACGGGAGTCCACCGGTTGCCACATCGGCACTGGCGGCCGGGCGGGCGTTGCGGCTATGGATGGCGGCCGGGCATTCCCGCACCGGCCGCTCGAAAACTGCCGGTGCCATGTCGGATCCTCGCGTCGAAATCCTCCGTCTCGCCCATGCGCACGACCTGCCGCTGCCGGCCTACCAGACGCAGGGCGCCGCCGGCTTCGACCTCGTCGCCGCCGTGCCGGCCGATGCGCCCGTCGAGATCGCGCCCGGGTCCCGCGCGATGATCCCGACCGGCCTGGTCCTGGCGATCCCGCCCGGCCACGAGGGCCAGGTGCGGCCGCGCTCGGGTCTCGCGGCCCGGCACGGCGTCACCGTGCTGAACAGCCCCGGCACGGTCGACAGCGACTATCGCGGCGAGGTCAAGGTCATCCTGATCAATCTCGGCGACACGGCCTTTCGCGTCGAGCGCGGCGAGCGCATCGCCCAGATGGTCGTCGCGCCGGTCGTCCAGGTCGGCCTCGCCGCGGTCGAGACCCTCGGGGAGACCGATCGCGGCGCCGGCGGATTCGGCTCGACCGGTCGGCGCTGAGGGCCGCCCGCGCCGAAGCCGGCTGGTATCGATTTCCTCGCCCGATCCACCCTGCCCCGCACGGCATTGATGGAATCCGCGACACCGGCCATGAATTGGAATAATTTTCCACCCGGGCGCCCTGCTTCGTCATGCCCATGACTGGCCGCGCCAGCCTCCGCGCCCTAGAGTCTCGCGCGAATTGGCGCCGAGCCCCGCCAGGGGGCCCGCCAGCCGCCAAGCCTGACGATGAATGATGGAGGACCCCATGAGTGACGCCGACCGCAAGCCCGGCCGCGGCCGCATCTACGGCTCGATCACCGAGACGATCGGCGACACCCCGATCGTGCGGCTCGACCGGATCGCCAAGGAGAAGGGCGTCGGCGCCACCCTCCTGGCCAAGCTCGAATTCTTCAACCCGATCGCGAGCGTCAAGGACCGTATCGGCGTCGCCATGATCGATGCGCTGGAGGCCGAAGGCCGCCTGGCGCCGGGCGCGACCCTGATCGAGCCGACCTCCGGCAATACCGGCATCGCGCTCGCCTTCGTGGCCGCCGCGCGCGGCTATCGGCTGATCCTGGTCATGCCCGA from the Prosthecodimorpha staleyi genome contains:
- a CDS encoding GNAT family N-acetyltransferase, translated to MTAAAFTIRDADDADMPTIRDIYNDAVVNTTAIWNEQQVDTANRVAWAAARRALRYPVLVAECSGTVAGYASFGDFRAFDGYRHTAEHSIYVDGRFRRMGIARALLEALEPRARAAGKHVLIGGIEAGNAASITLHAALGYREVGRLPEVGRKFDRWLDLVFMQKMLD
- the dut gene encoding dUTP diphosphatase; the protein is MSDPRVEILRLAHAHDLPLPAYQTQGAAGFDLVAAVPADAPVEIAPGSRAMIPTGLVLAIPPGHEGQVRPRSGLAARHGVTVLNSPGTVDSDYRGEVKVILINLGDTAFRVERGERIAQMVVAPVVQVGLAAVETLGETDRGAGGFGSTGRR
- a CDS encoding SH3 domain-containing protein yields the protein MTGFKSGLSSSLLIAGLTLFGVVAAASGPASAQSVPTGPSGLQLPRFASMKSHPVNIRVGPSRDYDIAWTFTRSGIPVEITQEFDVWYRVRDSEGQEGWVQKSFLSGKRTALIAPWEKSGSIPMRARPDTPTVIANVEPNVQVEVANCDGTWCKVSVERYSGYVEQQRLWGVYPKEKYPVD
- a CDS encoding flavin monoamine oxidase family protein encodes the protein MTRPPPPRSGLPLDRRRFLGAALAPAFGSLTAAVGATAGAATAAGAGPSSAAEVDVVVVGAGAAGIAAARTLLAAGRSFLVLEARDRIGGRCVTETGLFGRPVDLGAHWVHAVDETPFAGHAAELGLGLVEARPDFTLYDGRRRLSGPDADAFGDAWEAFEQAILTTGRAQRDVSAAAVMPTGLGDWADTVAFALGPFGCAKDVEHISTVDFAAAVEYPQAFVSEGYGTLIARLAEGIPVGTGIPVTRIDRSGPRLAVETPRGTVSARAAIVTVSTDALAAGAVRFDPPLPPDQEDALTGLSLGDYEHIFVELPPGALGLGPDEPVLLKRQGRRTLGLLANLGGSGLVMADAAGSFAADLARAGDRAAVAFALELIAQSFGADAVRRPGRSHVTHWRADPWIRGAFSCAEPGRARDRAILRRPVDERLRLAGEATHPSLWGSVGGAWAEGIRAATETLAVL
- a CDS encoding 2-hydroxyacid dehydrogenase, coding for MPKSKPLVVVTRKLPDVIETRMRELFDARINDDDKPMTQAQLVEALRTADVLVPTVTDQIDAAVISQAGPQLRLIANYGNGVDNIDVQSALTRGVTVTNTPGVLTEDTADMTMALILAVPRRMADGIKVMQQGDWKGWSPTWMLGHRIWGKRLGIIGMGRIGQAVARRARAFGMSIHYHNRRRLPGVIEEELEATYWESLDQMLARMDVISVHCPHTPGTYHLLSARRLKLIRPISYIVNTARGEVIDENALARMLEAREIAGAGLDVFEHEPAVNPKLARNPNVVLLPHMGSATIEGRVDMGERVIINIKTFMDGHRPPDRVLPSML
- a CDS encoding VOC family protein, with the protein product MTLAALASVHVRLPVDTRDGPVTLAVADRDGLVAWYGRVLGFVEQARSATRSVLGAADGAPLLVLDQKPGLPAHDPRSAGLFHVAYLVPTREDLARWVAHVAAQRIPIEGASDHLVSEAFYLSDPEGNGIEVYRDRPRGEWRRKGEEIEMDTLAADVQGLLALGGRLPAWTGAPAGTTVGHVHLKVADLDATRRFYVETLGMDLMTTYPGALFVAAGGYHHHLGLNVWRSKGRPKPAREEYGLTETTLVVPDAEALAATAARLATAGYKTDSGDGAVITVDPAGNRLRLVTGEATAEALLAA
- a CDS encoding NAD(P)-dependent oxidoreductase, translated to MRLLILGLGYSARHSLACLADEAATVTVTTRSAAKVARLVGQGLDAIAYDGSAPSPALAAAIGTASHILVSAGPDRDGDPFLRHHAGDVARAAAGGGLAWIGYYSTVGVYGDTGGAWVDDGTPANPASERTRWRVAAETAWTDLGAAGDVPVALLRLAGIYGPGRNAFINLAAGTARRVIRPGQVFNRIHVDDIATVTAAAARVRLGGPINVADDEPAPPQDPIAYAAGLMGVEPPPEIPFETAEMTPMAATFWGENKRVANRRLHEDLGLALTHPTYREGLAALWQSGHWAGGDEDREEASPRFRRIASP
- the pnp gene encoding polyribonucleotide nucleotidyltransferase → MFDIHREVIEWGGRTLVLETGRIARQADGAVLATYGDTTVLATVVSAKEPKPGQDFFPLTVNYQEKTFAAGKIPGGYFKREGRPSENETLVSRLIDRPIRPLFVEGYKNDTQVVATVLSHDLENNPDIVALVAASAALTLSGVPFMGPIGGARVGYIDGEYVLNTMLDRKGDSKLDLVVAGTQDAVLMVESEAQELPEDVMLGAVMFGHRSFQPVIDAIIRLAEKAAKEPRDYQPKDYSEIEKAMLAIAETDLRAAYLNTQKQVRYAAVDAVKAKVMDAMISKEPGDGKYDKETVATVFKELQAKIVRWNILDTGGRIDGRDVKTVRPILSEVGVLPRTHGSALFTRGETQALVVATLGTGEDEQFIDSLEGTYKERFLLHYNFPPYSVGETGRMGSPGRREIGHGKLAWRAIRPMLPVHHEFPYTIRVVSEITESNGSSSMATVCGSSLALMDAGVPLIHPVAGIAMGLILEGERFAVLSDILGDEDHLGDMDFKVAGTENGVTSLQMDIKIQGITEEIMRVALDQAKDGRLHILGEMAKAITRPRAELGEFAPRIETMKIPTDKIREVIGSGGKVIREIVEKTGAKVDISDDGTVKVSSSDQKAIKAAVNWIKSIAAEPEIGLIYEGTVVKCMEFGAFVNFFGSRDGLVHISQLAPRKVGKVTDVVKEGDKVWVKLLGFDERGKVRLSMKIVDQTTGEEIKQDAEGKSAE
- the mbfA gene encoding iron exporter MbfA, with the translated sequence MSLFGFGKRAFSDLSEQEIIALAISSEEDDGRIYGMYSDALRERYPASAKVFDDMAAEENEHRRRLIELHRQKFGERIPLIRRENVRGFYERRPVWLMKNLSLDTIRREAMVMEAQAARFYRQSAARTSDASIRKLLGDLAEAEKSHVSLAHRLGLSNLPADVRAEEDETARRMFLLQYVQPGLVGLMDGSVSTLAPLFATAFATHNTWDTFLVGLAASIGAGISMGLAEGLSDDGELSGRGSPWIRGSAAGIMTTIGGLGHALPYLIPNFWTATVVAILLVIAELWAISWIRWKYMDTPFFRAALQIVVGGFLVFMTGVLIGNS